One part of the Bdellovibrio sp. KM01 genome encodes these proteins:
- the panB gene encoding 3-methyl-2-oxobutanoate hydroxymethyltransferase, translating to MKSILDFQEKKNKKQKISMITCYDYTFASIVAESDIDCILIGDSLANTMHGFSTTLPATVEMMALHTAAVARGAGTKKFITADFPFMANRKGLTSTMTAAEKIMQAGAHALKLEGGDEYTYKIVRHLVDSGVPIMGHLGLTPQSVNQLGGFKVQGRDDKAQAKIREQALRLQDAGAFCVVLECVPSKLATEITESLDIPTIGIGAGPDTDGQVLVLQDMLGMNPGFKPKFVKTYFNGFEALKNAFNTYHSEVEAVDFPTEKESYS from the coding sequence ATGAAATCAATTCTCGACTTCCAGGAAAAGAAAAATAAAAAACAAAAGATCTCCATGATCACTTGTTATGATTATACTTTTGCTTCGATCGTAGCTGAGAGCGATATCGATTGTATTCTGATTGGTGATTCTCTGGCGAATACCATGCACGGCTTTTCTACAACTCTTCCGGCGACTGTAGAAATGATGGCCCTGCATACGGCGGCAGTCGCTCGTGGTGCTGGTACTAAAAAATTCATCACAGCTGACTTTCCCTTCATGGCGAACCGTAAAGGTTTAACCTCGACAATGACGGCAGCTGAGAAAATCATGCAAGCTGGCGCTCATGCTTTGAAATTAGAAGGTGGCGACGAGTACACGTATAAAATCGTACGTCATCTTGTGGACTCTGGTGTGCCGATTATGGGTCACTTGGGTTTAACGCCTCAATCCGTAAATCAATTGGGCGGCTTTAAAGTTCAAGGCCGGGACGACAAGGCTCAGGCAAAAATCCGCGAGCAAGCTTTGCGCCTGCAAGATGCTGGAGCATTTTGTGTTGTGCTTGAATGTGTTCCGTCTAAATTAGCGACCGAAATCACCGAGTCTTTAGATATTCCAACAATTGGTATTGGCGCGGGTCCAGATACAGATGGCCAGGTTTTGGTTCTGCAAGACATGCTGGGCATGAATCCAGGATTCAAACCGAAATTCGTTAAAACTTATTTCAATGGCTTTGAAGCTTTGAAAAATGCTTTCAATACTTACCACTCTGAAGTGGAAGCGGTCGATTTCCCGACCGAGAAAGAGAGCTATTCCTGA
- the panC gene encoding pantoate--beta-alanine ligase, with protein MIQVLRTPAEFKAWRKNKKGSVGFVPTMGALHSGHEELMKNARRENDVVVLSIFVNPTQFNDPKDFEKYPLTWGQDLTIAENNKVDAIFYPRYPDMYPDEYRYKVAENSYSKLLDGAHRPGHFDGVLSVVMKLFNIVAPNKAYFGEKDFQQLTLIKGMVDAFFMDVEIVPVATVRDSDGLAKSSRNLLLSAQDREKAPTIYKTITTAKSADEAAKALTAAGFDVDYVTDVHGRRFVAARLGSVRLIDNVQI; from the coding sequence ATGATTCAAGTTCTGCGCACTCCCGCTGAGTTTAAAGCGTGGAGAAAAAATAAAAAAGGCAGCGTTGGTTTCGTACCAACAATGGGTGCTTTGCACTCTGGCCATGAAGAGCTGATGAAAAATGCCCGTCGTGAAAATGATGTGGTGGTGCTTTCTATCTTCGTGAATCCAACCCAGTTCAATGATCCAAAAGATTTCGAAAAATATCCACTGACTTGGGGTCAGGATTTAACAATCGCTGAAAATAATAAAGTCGATGCGATCTTTTACCCGCGCTATCCAGATATGTATCCTGATGAGTACCGTTATAAGGTCGCCGAGAACAGCTATTCCAAACTTTTGGATGGAGCTCACCGTCCGGGACACTTTGATGGCGTGCTTTCAGTCGTGATGAAACTATTCAATATTGTTGCTCCGAACAAGGCCTATTTTGGCGAAAAAGATTTCCAGCAACTGACTTTGATCAAAGGCATGGTTGACGCGTTCTTTATGGATGTCGAAATCGTTCCTGTGGCAACAGTTCGCGATAGTGATGGATTGGCAAAAAGTTCGCGCAACTTGCTGCTGAGTGCGCAGGATCGCGAAAAAGCGCCGACTATATATAAAACTATCACCACGGCAAAATCGGCTGATGAGGCGGCGAAAGCTTTAACCGCAGCAGGTTTTGATGTGGATTATGTGACAGATGTTCACGGACGCCGCTTTGTAGCGGCTCGTTTGGGCTCTGTAAGGTTGATTGATAATGTCCAAATCTAA